A DNA window from Comamonas sp. 26 contains the following coding sequences:
- the urtA gene encoding urea ABC transporter substrate-binding protein, with product MNRRGTLTTLAASMALGLGLTSQVLAADTIKVGVLHSLSGTMAISETVLKDTVLMAIDDINAKGGVLGKKLEPVVVDPASNWPLFAEKAKQLITQDKVAVVFGGWTSVSRKSMLPVFEQNNGLLFYPVQYEGEELSKNVFYTGAAPNQQAIPAVEYLMSKEGGGAKRFVLLGTDYVYPRTTNKILRAFLKSKGVKDSDIMETYTPFGHSDYQTIVADVKKFSTGGKTAVISTINGDSNVPFYKELGNAGLKAKDVPVVAFSVGEEELRGVDTKPLVGHLAAWNYFMSVKNPTNTAFIKQWSDYAKAKNIAGHKDKPLTNDPMEATWVGIHMWKQAVEKAKSTDTDKVIAAMAGQTFAAPDGFTVKMDEKNHHLHKPVMVGEIKADGQFSVVWKTKGPIKAQPWSPFIEGNDKKKDEPNGKSS from the coding sequence ATGAACCGTCGCGGAACCCTCACAACACTGGCTGCATCCATGGCTCTGGGCCTGGGTTTGACTTCACAGGTACTGGCAGCCGACACCATCAAGGTGGGCGTTTTGCACAGCCTCTCAGGCACCATGGCGATCTCTGAGACCGTGCTCAAAGACACGGTGCTGATGGCGATTGACGACATCAATGCCAAGGGCGGTGTGCTGGGGAAAAAGCTTGAACCTGTGGTGGTAGACCCCGCATCGAACTGGCCGCTGTTTGCGGAAAAAGCCAAGCAGCTGATCACGCAAGACAAGGTGGCCGTGGTGTTTGGCGGATGGACCAGCGTCTCGCGCAAATCGATGCTGCCCGTGTTTGAGCAGAACAACGGCCTGCTGTTCTACCCCGTGCAATACGAGGGTGAAGAGCTGTCGAAAAACGTGTTCTACACAGGCGCAGCGCCCAATCAGCAAGCCATTCCAGCCGTTGAATATCTGATGAGCAAGGAAGGAGGCGGTGCCAAGCGCTTTGTGCTGCTCGGTACCGACTATGTGTACCCGCGCACCACCAACAAGATTCTGCGTGCCTTCCTCAAGTCCAAGGGCGTGAAGGATTCCGACATCATGGAAACCTACACCCCCTTCGGTCACAGCGATTACCAGACCATCGTGGCCGATGTGAAGAAGTTCTCCACCGGCGGCAAGACGGCGGTGATCTCCACCATCAACGGCGACTCCAACGTTCCCTTCTACAAAGAGCTGGGCAATGCAGGTTTGAAGGCCAAGGATGTGCCTGTGGTCGCCTTCAGCGTGGGTGAGGAAGAGCTGCGCGGTGTGGACACCAAACCGCTGGTCGGCCACCTGGCCGCCTGGAATTACTTCATGAGCGTGAAGAACCCGACCAACACCGCTTTCATCAAGCAGTGGAGCGACTACGCCAAGGCCAAGAACATCGCCGGTCACAAAGACAAACCGCTGACCAACGACCCGATGGAAGCCACCTGGGTCGGCATTCATATGTGGAAGCAGGCCGTGGAAAAAGCCAAGAGCACGGACACCGACAAAGTGATCGCCGCCATGGCCGGCCAGACCTTTGCCGCACCGGATGGCTTCACCGTAAAGATGGATGAAAAAAACCACCACCTGCACAAGCCCGTGATGGTGGGCGAGATCAAGGCGGACGGTCAGTTCAGCGTGGTGTGGAAGACCAAGGGCCCGATCAAGGCCCAGCCCTGGAGCCCCTTCATCGA
- a CDS encoding DUF4198 domain-containing protein, translated as MFQPLTCKSVIARILCTTATAWLLCANPVYAHNVWLEPDAQGGYVMQFGGHEGKTETFDPAKLQRVHAYDLRGRELSCDVQSVRGGIRVKPDARAALIAVELDNGYFSSVKPEGDMLPLPMDKNPGAVRGVHARKFHKTVVRWGAVMQKPLGQIFEIVPQAGKAPHAGQPLKVQVLLNGKPLAGARLSWNEAGAPTLSDAQGMASVTPSAGTNILQAIWREAVQGDVKTTQNSYEFLLRFAVH; from the coding sequence ATGTTTCAGCCCCTGACCTGTAAAAGCGTGATCGCGCGCATTCTTTGCACGACCGCTACGGCCTGGCTGCTCTGCGCCAACCCCGTGTATGCCCATAACGTGTGGCTTGAACCCGATGCGCAGGGCGGCTATGTCATGCAGTTTGGCGGCCACGAAGGAAAGACCGAAACCTTTGACCCGGCCAAGCTGCAGCGTGTGCATGCCTACGACCTGCGCGGGCGCGAGCTGAGCTGCGATGTGCAGAGCGTGCGCGGCGGCATTCGCGTCAAGCCCGATGCCAGGGCTGCACTGATTGCGGTGGAGCTGGATAACGGCTACTTCAGCAGCGTCAAACCTGAAGGTGACATGCTGCCCCTGCCCATGGACAAGAACCCCGGTGCGGTGCGCGGCGTGCATGCGCGCAAGTTTCACAAAACCGTGGTGCGCTGGGGTGCGGTGATGCAAAAGCCACTGGGCCAGATTTTTGAAATCGTTCCGCAGGCAGGGAAGGCACCGCATGCAGGCCAGCCCTTGAAGGTGCAGGTGCTGCTGAACGGCAAGCCACTGGCGGGCGCACGCCTGTCATGGAATGAAGCCGGTGCGCCGACGCTGAGCGATGCGCAAGGCATGGCCAGCGTGACGCCTTCCGCAGGCACCAATATCTTGCAGGCCATCTGGCGCGAAGCCGTGCAGGGCGATGTGAAAACGACGCAAAACAGCTACGAATTTCTGCTGCGCTTTGCCGTGCACTGA
- a CDS encoding TonB-dependent receptor — protein sequence MWAHEAEVRLAEVQVKGQSLDAVQPAFSVTEIGRDDLREQPRQEVESLWSKVPGMHIHHYQLSGVANGLVLRGFGGGGHGGDVAATLDGIPLNEATSHADGYFDLNVVVPLELDKVNVYRGPVSVLQGNYNRAGLVELRTRRSGSYTDVDVSTGSHGLWDTQAALGRELKGGDQLNLAAQHSRGDGARPSSGYERSTLGGHWKHHVHEKLDISLSGRWHEARGDSPGYLTEAQWRQDPQGKDGHVVGDGANKHFGTLRLDAQYALGGETRLLGFVYATQQDFVRWFTRPRSGTWMQREERYDRSVLGAGLNLNGKTALAARELNWMLGLEQVRESTDYGYWDGLVNRQRMAAALDDRNTRLNNTALYGQGNWQATDWLQTTAELRWDRFDGSCRLLGTETGGDECSRMQGRNQASPKLGALAQINPQTAVRASWSQGFALPSDFAKYALRNSDLSANIFRQIELGVQWKPSSQWLLDASVYRITSSQEIRNTAPGEYENLGATLRKGAELQLHWLPGRAWHLEWAYGLNRSEVTQNANAALLGQRVVAVPEYTSTLHARWMPRSDITVHGVLRHVGRSPINTSNTEWAASYHWIDLGLQYRLPASVARNASLNLWLRNAADTRYASTTTLIGGQRLVAPGAPRSLQLGLQFSL from the coding sequence TAGGCCGTGACGATTTGCGTGAGCAGCCGCGCCAGGAGGTCGAATCGCTCTGGAGCAAGGTGCCCGGAATGCATATCCATCACTACCAGCTCAGCGGCGTGGCCAATGGGCTGGTGCTGCGCGGCTTTGGCGGTGGTGGCCATGGTGGTGATGTGGCGGCCACGCTGGATGGCATTCCGCTGAACGAAGCCACTTCACATGCCGATGGCTACTTCGATCTGAATGTGGTGGTGCCGCTGGAGCTGGACAAGGTCAATGTCTATCGCGGCCCGGTATCGGTGCTGCAGGGCAATTACAACCGCGCGGGTCTGGTGGAGCTGCGCACGCGCCGCAGCGGCAGTTATACCGATGTGGATGTCAGCACAGGCTCGCACGGTCTGTGGGATACGCAGGCCGCGCTGGGGCGCGAGCTTAAGGGCGGCGATCAGCTCAATCTGGCGGCCCAGCATTCGCGTGGCGATGGTGCGCGGCCCAGCTCGGGCTACGAGCGCAGCACCCTCGGCGGCCACTGGAAGCACCATGTGCATGAAAAGCTGGATATCTCGCTGTCCGGCCGCTGGCATGAGGCGCGCGGCGATTCGCCCGGCTATCTGACCGAAGCGCAGTGGCGGCAGGACCCGCAGGGCAAGGATGGCCATGTGGTGGGAGACGGTGCCAACAAGCACTTCGGCACGCTGCGCCTTGATGCCCAGTACGCGCTCGGCGGCGAGACCCGGCTGCTGGGCTTTGTCTATGCCACGCAACAAGATTTTGTGCGCTGGTTCACGCGCCCGCGCAGCGGCACCTGGATGCAGCGTGAGGAGCGCTATGACCGCAGCGTGCTGGGCGCGGGGTTGAATCTGAACGGCAAGACGGCTCTTGCCGCGCGCGAGCTGAACTGGATGCTGGGGCTGGAACAGGTGCGCGAGTCCACCGACTACGGCTACTGGGATGGATTGGTCAACCGCCAGCGCATGGCTGCTGCGCTGGATGACCGCAATACGCGGCTTAACAACACCGCCCTGTATGGCCAGGGCAACTGGCAAGCCACGGACTGGTTGCAGACCACGGCCGAGCTGCGCTGGGACCGCTTTGACGGCAGTTGTCGCCTGCTGGGCACCGAAACCGGCGGCGATGAATGCAGCCGCATGCAAGGTCGCAACCAGGCCAGCCCCAAGCTGGGTGCGCTGGCACAGATCAATCCGCAGACGGCAGTGCGCGCCAGCTGGTCGCAAGGCTTTGCCCTGCCCAGCGACTTTGCCAAATATGCGCTGCGCAACAGCGACCTGAGCGCCAACATCTTCCGCCAGATCGAGCTGGGCGTGCAGTGGAAGCCTTCTAGCCAGTGGCTGCTCGATGCCTCGGTTTACCGCATCACCTCCAGCCAGGAGATTCGCAACACCGCCCCCGGCGAGTATGAAAACCTGGGCGCTACCCTGCGCAAGGGCGCCGAGCTGCAGCTGCACTGGCTGCCCGGGCGTGCCTGGCATCTCGAATGGGCCTATGGCCTCAACCGTTCCGAAGTCACGCAGAACGCCAATGCCGCTTTGCTGGGTCAGCGCGTGGTGGCGGTGCCCGAATACACCAGCACCTTGCATGCGCGCTGGATGCCGCGCAGCGATATCACCGTGCACGGCGTGCTGCGCCATGTGGGCCGCTCGCCCATCAACACCAGTAATACCGAATGGGCGGCCAGCTACCACTGGATTGATCTGGGTCTGCAATACCGCCTGCCCGCCAGCGTGGCGCGCAATGCCAGTCTGAACCTGTGGCTGCGCAATGCCGCAGACACCCGTTATGCCAGCACCACCACCCTGATTGGCGGCCAGCGTCTGGTGGCACCCGGTGCGCCGCGCAGCCTGCAGCTGGGCCTGCAGTTTTCACTATGA